The Mycolicibacterium insubricum DNA segment CATCGTCGTGCAACTGAAATGGGTGGGCTGACATGGACATCACCTTCAACAACGCCGGATTCCGCGAACTCCTCACCGGCCCCATCGCCCAACACGCCGTCGAGACCAACGCCCGCGCCGTCGCCGGGCGCGCCAACAGCGTCCCCTCCACCACCAGCCCCGCCCACGACAAGCCCTACTACGTCGTCAAGGACGGCAGCGACAACAAACGCGCCCGCCGCCGCGTCATCACCGACGGCGCCCGCACCGCCGCCCACGAAGCGAAAACCCAAGCGCTACTGAGGGCCCTGTGACCACCGTCGTCGCCCCCGACGTCGAACACATCGCCACCACCACCATCGACAGCGCGCTCGCCGACCTCGGCCGGGCCTGGCCGGTCGCCACCCGCGAACCCTGCCCACGACCCGACCGGTACGTGAAACTCGTCGTCACCGGAGGCCGCAAACGCAACCTCCGCATCGCCGACTACCTCGTCACCGCCCGCATCCACACACCACTGGCCGAAGCCGTCGAATGCAGCCGCGTCGCCAACCACCTCGCCGGCAGTCTCGAAGCAGCCCCCTGGGACGAGGACGCGGTGACCTGGGCCGGTATCGAATCCTGTGCCCGATTCGACGACCCCGACCTCCCCAGCTACGCCGTATACCAGGCGGTCGTCGCCTGGACCATCGCCATCCCCGTCTAACAACCCGAAAACCGTTCCCCCGTAACCACTCCGGTGCCGGGGGTTTTCAGCCGTGCCAAGGCGGCTCAACCCTGAAAGGAACCGCGTCATGGCGCACACCATCTCGAAGAACACCGGAGTGCTGGTCCCCAAGGCCACCGGCGGCATCTTCCGCTACCCCCTGGGCACCATCCTGCCCACAGACCCCTGGACCCCACGGCCCGTCATCGCCGGATGGGATCCCCGCCTCGGCGGCGTCTCCGACGAAGGCGCCACCAGCAACACCAAGCGCGACAGCGAGAAGAAGAAGGACTGGAACGGCGACAAGGTCCGCGGCATCCAGACCGGCAAGGACGACACCCTCAAGCTCACCTACATCGAACCGCTCAACCCGCGGACGATGGAGGAGTACTTCGGCAAGGCCAACGTCGAGGTCACCCCCGCCACCACCGAACACGGCACCCTCATCGCCGCCCGCTCCAACAGCGACGTCCTGCCGCACTACAGCTACATCATCGACGTCTTCGACGGAGCCGTCCGCAAGCGCCGCTGCCTCCCCGACGCCCAGGTAGCCGAAATCGGCGACGAAGTCTGGAAGTCCACCGACTGGGCCGCCTACCCGCTGACCTACGACCTGTTCCCCGACCTCGCCGGCAACACCTTCTACGACTACACCGAGCTCGACGACAAGCTGGTCGTCACCAACTTCGTCGCCACCCTCGGCGGCAACCCCACCGGCGGCGACTGGGAACTGCACATCGGCGCCGACCACGCCACCATCGGCTACAACATCGCCTCGACCGCATTCAAGACCGCGCTCGAAGCACTCCCGTCCATCGGCGCCGGCAACGCCACAGTCACCGGCTCCGCCGGCGGCCCCTACACCATCGCGATCACCACCGCCGGCGCCCCCGCCATCTCGGCCGACGCCGCCGGCCTCACCCCCAGCGGAACCGTCACCATCACCCAGGCCTGAGCCCAGGCCCCCGGAACGTGTCCCCGCGCCGTAAACCTTGGCGCGGCGCGGGGACACCCACCACCCCAACGCCAAGGACCAAGCCAAGGACAACAATGACCAAGAAACACGCCAAACCCGCCCACCGGCCCGCCCCCCGGCCCGTCGCCGTAGACATCGTCGACATCGACACCCCCTACATCGACACCGACCCACACGGGACGGCGTTCGCCGCCGGCAACCCCGGCATCCCCACCGACCAGCCCGACCAGCCGGAAAACGGCAGCGCCGATGAAGTCCAAGCCGAGGAAGGCAAGGCCGCCGAACCGAAACCCGGCGACCCCGAATATGACTGGACCCAGCACTACCCGGACGGCACCGAACTGTTTCGGTACACCTTCCCGGGCGGCCCGACCGTCGCACTGAAAGCCTTCGGCACCATCTACAGCAAGACCTGGCTGTACAAGCTGCGCGACATCGAATCCGATTTCGAAGTCGAGTTCGCCGCCATCGACCGCGCCATCTGCCCCACCGGCCGCAGCCTCCTGATGGAACTCGACGACGCCAACGGCGACCCGATCGACGACCTCTGGAACGCCTGGATCAAAGCCGGAACCAGCCGCGGGGGCGAAGACGAAGGACTCACCCCGGGAAACTCCAAGAGCTCGCCCGCGCAGTAACGGGCGAGCTCGCCGACGCCGTCCACCGCGACCTACTCCGAGACCGCCTCACTCTCGACGAAATCGGCGACTGGCGCGACCTCTACGCCTACGTCTACTCGGCACCACCGGGAACGGCGATCCACCACGAACTCTGCTCCGGAGCAACTCTCGACACCCACCTGCTCGTCGAAATGCTCTCCGAAATCAGGGAACTGCTCTGGCGCTACACCACTGTCCACTTCGAAGGCGGATCGGAAAACCCATTCCCGACCCGCGTACCCCACCCCGGAATCGAAGAACCCGAACCGGAACCCGGAACCACCTGGGACACCGTCGAAAGCATCGACGACATCATGCCCAACAACGTCCGAGAAATGCTGAAAACGTGACCGTCATCCCCACCCGGTCACATCAGCGTTCGCTGACCATTCGCCTTTGCTGTCTTTACTGACGTAGCACCGGAAGCTCTTGAACCCTTCGTAGGCCCCGAACGAGTTCTTTCCGTTCACCTGGCCGCGGACAGTCCACATTGTCCCTGTCGTCCCGTCGCTGAAGTCCAGGGATTCTGGACCGTCGTTGTCGCCGAATTCGACCTTCAACGCATCCGGGTCTTTTGCTTGTTGACGGAGATTCTCCTCGCATGTTTTCCGCGCGATCTCTTCGTCGCTTGGTGTCGGAGGTGCCGAGCTACATCCGGCCAGAAGAAGTAACGCCGCAATTGCTACCCCCGTGCTTTTCATCCCGTGACCGTACCGCCTGAGGAGGTGCCATGCCTGAACTCGCCACCGCGTGGGTGACCCTCGCCGTTCGCGCGGCCGGCATGCGTTCGGACGTCCAGCGCGTCTTCAACCAGATCGACGGGGCCAGGGCAGGCCGGCGGGTGGGTGAACAGTTCTCACGTGGCGTCGCCGCGAACACCAACCTGACTCCCGTTGAGCGGAAGATTGCCGAGGTCGGCCGAGCGGGTGCCGCGGCGATGGGCAAGGCAATGAAGGTCGGCGCGGTCACCGCAGCCGCCGGCGTCACCGCCGCACTCGGCACGGCCCTCACGCTGGGCCTCAACCGGTTGACGGCGATCGATGACGCCCGCGGCAAGCTCACGGCGCTCGGTCACGATGCGCAGGGCACCGCCCAGATCATGGACTCCGCACTGTCCAGTGTGAAGGGCACCGCCTACGGGCTCGGTGATGCCGCCACCATCGCAGCCAGCGCCGTGGCCGCCGGGGTCAAGCCCGGCAAGGAACTGACCTCGTATCTGAAGCTGACGGCCGATGCTGCCGCGGTGGCTGGAACCTCACTGTCGGATATGGGCCTGATCCTGAACCAGGTCCGCACCGGCCGCACCGCCTACACCGACGACCTCAACCAGCTCGCCGGTCGCGGTCTACCGATCTACCAGTGGATCGCCAAGGAAATGGGCGTCGCCCCGGAGCTGGTCAAGAAGATGGCGGGGAAGGCGAAGATCTCCTCGGAGGTGTTCGAGGCGGCGATCCGCAACAACATCTCCGGCGCTGCCCTCGACATGGGCAAGACCGTCAAAGGCGCGGCCGAGAACGTCAAGGCCGCCATGAGCCGCGCCGGCGCCGCTGCCTTGCAGCCAGGCTTCACACGGCTGCCAGGAACGCTGTCGGCGATCACGGTGGCGGTCGACAACGCGACCCCGAAGATCACCGAACTGGCACAGGCATTCGACCGTCGAGTGTTCAACGACTGGATTCCGGGAGCCGAGCGGGCTTGGCACGCTCTGGCGGGCAATGAGGCGGTCCGGTCCAACGTCGGGGAGCTGCGGGCGTTACTTGCATCGCTGGGGTCCACCGCGAAGGGACTCGGCCCCTCGCTTGGCCAGATCGCCACGTCCCTCGGCCGAGCATCAGCATCGCTCGGGGTGTCCTCGTGGCGCCTGCTCGTCACCGCGTTGGAAGCTGCGGCCGGCGCCCTCAACACCGTCGCACCGCTGGCCAGTGGAGTCGCCAACTTCATGAGCTCGCACCAGGGAGTGGTGACCGCCGCCGCCGCGGCATGGCTGGCATTCCGCACCGTCCCGGCGATCCTCGGCCGGATCACCCCCGCCACCACAGCTGCCGGTCAGGCGGTCAGCTCGTTCGGGCAGAAGCTGCGCGCCGCGGGCACTGGCGTCAAGGACTTCGGTGGGGCATACCGCCAGTCGGTGAAGTGGATGCAGCAGGCCAACCC contains these protein-coding regions:
- a CDS encoding phage tail tube protein, with the protein product MAHTISKNTGVLVPKATGGIFRYPLGTILPTDPWTPRPVIAGWDPRLGGVSDEGATSNTKRDSEKKKDWNGDKVRGIQTGKDDTLKLTYIEPLNPRTMEEYFGKANVEVTPATTEHGTLIAARSNSDVLPHYSYIIDVFDGAVRKRRCLPDAQVAEIGDEVWKSTDWAAYPLTYDLFPDLAGNTFYDYTELDDKLVVTNFVATLGGNPTGGDWELHIGADHATIGYNIASTAFKTALEALPSIGAGNATVTGSAGGPYTIAITTAGAPAISADAAGLTPSGTVTITQA